One region of Mesomycoplasma ovipneumoniae genomic DNA includes:
- a CDS encoding Mbov_0121 family peptidase domain-containing ABC transporter, whose product MKVFLQKDLKDCGLAVLQSIYHFFYDKKISINSLKTKAFYSNDGINIANLERLAKEFGIILESYGGPYENLKTLEIVKPTIILIKTGDLNHYVLLTKVKKSKFEIIDPLKGKIKIKAETMAKIFQNVVIFAQKDPEYKRSKVKDKSWNNWWFFLESKSNWYLIFLFFITAVSNFLSSLFMKTIIDKVLPQQDIGLVIKVSIFFAWIVIWRILQDIIKKIYIHKIELKIEKDIFDRFFNALKTGKNFQLLKLDNHDYIRRINLIPSFAAFSASFYYHIFNEVITFLISFFILLWIDIKILGLIIGIGIIYLFISIIVRKSISKNHQFLMEDQLNSLTSTNDMIFSLENLKRDDVYKNLKHQFDEKYYRYKKTEFNIWKKESYLSSFNNFLFSIAPILIVVISSFWIFDKKLSIGELLLFLSFFSFFINPLSSFVNIVTNLPIFLKEFELLNFVLNIEKETTGKYHQKISDIKLKDLSVSYYKNKTLFYIEKMQIKENLHIIGKNGSGKSTFLRLLNQEIVYNGDFLINNLDLKYYDQNELRKRICYIKSQNYFPNISVLSFITNENPEKIQNLINNFQRFDIQEMLYEWQISLDSKFVNNGSNFSSGQKQIIAILQLLTKDFDLILLDEAFENIDEKNFEFLKKVISNYQKNAMFIEISHSKRYVIEQGETFDIKDISKQ is encoded by the coding sequence ATGAAAGTATTTTTGCAAAAGGATTTAAAAGATTGTGGATTGGCGGTTCTTCAATCAATTTATCATTTTTTCTATGATAAAAAAATATCAATAAACTCTTTAAAAACAAAAGCTTTTTATTCAAATGACGGGATAAACATCGCTAATTTAGAGCGATTAGCAAAGGAATTTGGAATTATTCTTGAATCTTACGGGGGTCCTTATGAGAATTTAAAAACCTTAGAGATCGTAAAACCAACAATTATTCTAATTAAAACTGGCGATTTAAATCATTATGTTTTATTAACAAAAGTAAAAAAATCAAAATTTGAAATTATCGATCCCTTAAAAGGAAAAATAAAAATTAAAGCTGAAACAATGGCAAAAATTTTCCAAAATGTTGTAATTTTTGCCCAAAAAGATCCTGAGTATAAAAGATCAAAAGTAAAAGATAAATCATGGAATAATTGGTGGTTTTTCCTTGAGTCAAAAAGTAATTGGTATCTTATTTTTTTATTTTTTATAACTGCAGTTAGTAATTTTTTATCTTCATTATTCATGAAAACAATTATTGACAAGGTTTTGCCACAACAAGACATTGGCCTTGTTATAAAAGTGAGTATTTTCTTTGCTTGGATTGTAATTTGGCGAATTTTACAGGATATTATTAAAAAAATATATATCCATAAAATTGAGCTAAAAATCGAAAAAGATATTTTTGACCGTTTTTTTAATGCGCTAAAAACAGGTAAAAATTTTCAACTTTTAAAATTAGACAATCATGATTATATTAGGAGAATTAATTTAATTCCAAGTTTTGCGGCTTTTTCGGCCAGTTTTTATTACCATATTTTTAATGAAGTTATTACTTTTTTAATTTCATTTTTTATATTGTTGTGGATAGATATTAAAATTTTGGGCTTAATTATTGGAATAGGCATAATTTACCTTTTTATTAGCATAATTGTGCGAAAAAGTATTTCAAAAAATCACCAATTTTTAATGGAAGATCAACTAAATAGTTTGACAAGCACAAATGACATGATTTTTTCGCTTGAAAATTTAAAGCGCGATGATGTTTATAAAAATTTAAAACATCAATTCGATGAAAAATATTACCGTTATAAAAAGACAGAATTCAATATTTGGAAAAAAGAAAGTTATTTATCAAGTTTTAATAATTTTCTTTTTTCAATAGCGCCGATTTTAATTGTAGTTATTTCCTCTTTTTGAATTTTTGATAAAAAATTATCAATTGGTGAATTACTGCTTTTTTTAAGTTTTTTTAGTTTTTTTATTAATCCGCTTTCTTCATTTGTTAATATAGTCACCAACTTGCCAATTTTTTTAAAGGAATTTGAGCTTTTAAATTTTGTACTCAATATTGAAAAAGAGACAACCGGCAAATATCACCAAAAAATTTCAGATATAAAATTAAAAGATTTAAGCGTGAGTTATTATAAAAATAAGACGCTTTTTTATATTGAAAAAATGCAAATAAAAGAAAATTTGCACATAATTGGAAAAAATGGAAGCGGAAAGTCTACATTTTTACGACTTTTAAACCAGGAAATTGTTTATAACGGTGATTTTTTAATTAATAATCTTGATTTAAAATATTATGACCAAAACGAGTTGCGCAAGAGAATTTGTTACATAAAATCGCAAAATTATTTCCCTAACATTAGTGTTCTTTCCTTTATAACAAATGAAAATCCTGAAAAAATTCAGAATTTGATTAATAATTTTCAACGATTTGACATTCAAGAAATGCTTTATGAATGGCAAATTTCCCTTGATTCAAAATTTGTTAACAATGGCTCAAATTTTTCAAGTGGGCAAAAGCAAATAATCGCAATTTTGCAACTTTTAACTAAAGATTTCGACTTAATTTTATTAGATGAGGCTTTTGAAAATATCGATGAAAAAAATTTCGAATTTTTAAAGAAAGTAATTTCCAATTACCAAAAAAATGCAATGTTTATCGAGATCTCTCATTCAAAAAGATATGTAATTGAACAAGGAGAAACTTTTGACATCAAAGATATATCAAAACAATAA
- a CDS encoding MAG1140 family protein, which produces MTSKIYQNNKITIIISVFLLILMGASFYYFFQIKTYRTVNFILEIDEKHKTFATINSDIYYLMDKDSFAQFQFQDRVVRLEITKIVNVKQNEFVVEFTKSLLLKPKTQLPAVLFLKNTGNFLDLFTK; this is translated from the coding sequence TTGACATCAAAGATATATCAAAACAATAAGATAACAATAATAATTAGTGTCTTTTTGCTAATTTTGATGGGCGCAAGTTTTTACTATTTTTTTCAAATAAAAACTTATAGGACCGTTAATTTTATTTTAGAAATCGATGAAAAACACAAAACATTTGCAACAATAAATTCAGACATATATTATTTAATGGATAAAGATTCATTTGCCCAGTTTCAATTCCAGGACCGAGTAGTTAGACTTGAAATTACAAAAATTGTTAATGTAAAACAGAATGAATTTGTTGTTGAGTTCACGAAATCACTGTTATTAAAACCAAAAACTCAATTGCCGGCCGTTCTTTTTTTAAAAAATACAGGTAATTTTTTGGATCTTTTTACAAAATAG
- the ybeY gene encoding rRNA maturation RNase YbeY encodes MKILINFENQSKVKFKFLKLFKKIFEIFAKNENLQGEINLDLMLISEKKAQKLALKFKNKDYVPDVLSFPSGLKIEENNLQIHFLGEIFMTPSKIQQQAKDYNHTQKREFSYLFAHSLYHLLGLDHDNDENNKFMHEKVENILKNLEIFR; translated from the coding sequence GTGAAAATTCTAATTAATTTCGAAAATCAAAGTAAGGTTAAGTTTAAATTTTTAAAGTTGTTTAAAAAAATTTTTGAAATTTTTGCAAAAAATGAAAATTTACAAGGTGAAATTAATCTAGATTTGATGCTAATAAGTGAAAAAAAAGCCCAAAAACTAGCCCTTAAATTCAAAAACAAAGATTATGTTCCTGATGTTTTATCATTTCCAAGTGGTTTGAAAATCGAAGAAAATAATTTGCAAATTCATTTTTTAGGCGAAATTTTTATGACACCATCAAAAATTCAACAACAAGCAAAAGACTATAATCACACCCAAAAACGCGAATTTTCATACCTTTTTGCTCATAGCCTTTATCATTTACTAGGTTTGGATCATGACAATGATGAAAATAATAAATTTATGCACGAAAAAGTGGAAAACATTTTAAAAAATTTGGAGATTTTTCGCTAA
- the cdd gene encoding cytidine deaminase, with translation MEQIFESLKKLSKNSYCPYSNFPVASILLTKQEHTFEGINVENAVYPAGICAERVAIFQAIAQGVNPENFKEIHIYSPKSSKFIVPCGQCLQVFVEFFSENVSIFLYNSKAEFVEKKLNQLLPLQFKKDFL, from the coding sequence ATGGAACAAATATTTGAATCCCTAAAAAAACTAAGCAAAAATTCCTACTGTCCTTATTCTAATTTTCCAGTAGCCTCAATTTTACTAACAAAACAAGAGCACACTTTTGAAGGTATTAATGTTGAAAATGCCGTTTATCCTGCAGGAATTTGCGCCGAAAGAGTAGCGATATTTCAGGCAATTGCCCAAGGAGTTAACCCTGAAAATTTTAAAGAAATTCACATTTATAGCCCAAAATCTAGTAAATTTATTGTCCCTTGTGGTCAGTGTTTACAAGTTTTTGTTGAATTTTTTTCTGAAAATGTTAGTATTTTTCTTTATAATTCAAAAGCAGAATTTGTTGAGAAAAAATTAAATCAACTTCTCCCCTTGCAATTTAAAAAGGATTTTTTATAA
- the era gene encoding GTPase Era: METKTCFVAVIGRPNSGKSSLINSIVQFPVSIVSLKAQTTRDAINAIYNKDNLQIVFVDTPGFHNKINNLSNSLNLAINSTLEGIDLVLFLHPVNEPIDENTQAFAKKLSDIKNKIAIITKTDIEDDEFNFESQSQKMKEFEFEFDSILPFSTNFDDLRTNLLAQIEKYAYPSNHFFNNLDVTDQSSRFFAKEIIRKQILLNVDDEIPHQTAVVIDNFDESEKNCIRIDATIYVGRKSHLPIIIGKAGAVLGQIGTNARKELEEIFGKKVVLKNRVAVAKKWFNDPKMIKKFGY, translated from the coding sequence ATGGAAACAAAAACATGTTTTGTTGCAGTTATTGGCCGACCTAATTCAGGTAAATCTTCATTAATAAACTCGATTGTTCAATTTCCGGTTTCAATCGTTAGTCTAAAAGCCCAAACTACCAGAGATGCTATTAACGCAATTTATAATAAAGATAATCTTCAAATAGTTTTTGTTGACACTCCCGGTTTTCATAATAAAATTAATAATTTAAGTAATTCCCTAAATTTGGCGATAAATTCGACACTTGAGGGAATAGATCTTGTTCTTTTTTTGCACCCAGTCAACGAACCAATTGATGAAAACACACAAGCATTTGCTAAAAAACTTTCAGATATTAAAAATAAAATCGCAATAATTACTAAAACTGATATTGAAGATGATGAATTTAATTTCGAAAGTCAGTCACAAAAAATGAAGGAATTTGAATTTGAATTCGATAGCATTTTACCTTTTTCAACTAATTTTGATGATTTAAGAACCAATTTATTAGCCCAAATTGAAAAATATGCCTATCCCTCAAATCATTTTTTCAATAATTTAGATGTTACCGATCAAAGTTCACGTTTTTTTGCAAAAGAAATAATAAGAAAACAAATACTTTTGAATGTTGATGATGAAATTCCACACCAAACCGCTGTTGTCATTGACAATTTTGACGAATCAGAAAAAAATTGTATTCGAATTGATGCAACAATTTATGTTGGTAGAAAATCACACTTACCAATAATTATTGGTAAAGCTGGCGCGGTTCTTGGACAAATTGGCACTAACGCTCGCAAAGAACTCGAAGAGATTTTTGGCAAAAAAGTTGTTTTAAAAAACAGAGTAGCTGTTGCCAAAAAATGGTTTAACGACCCTAAAATGATTAAGAAATTTGGCTATTAA
- a CDS encoding dihydrolipoyl dehydrogenase yields MEKFDIAIIGGGPGGYSLAVILAKNGKNVALFESNSLGGTCVNRGCIPTKTILKSAKIRQLMSNSHKYGFESSHTFNLEKVFENARNNSKKLQQAIKGALEGAGVSIFHQEAKLLSKNIIKAENNEIYADKIVLATGSRPRKIQIEGIENANVYTSDDLILDYHDFDELTIIGGGVIALEFASFYANFDKKITIIESNKQLFGNFDESIKDAVNSIIQRDKINIITNAKVLKYETDGLLIQQGETISKHKTQNILLAVGRIVNNDSFSELNLEKYDNGVLKVNEFFQTSEENIYGIGDLNAIMMLSTSAYKQGDVVAKHILHQKSDEKFVKSNVPFAIYTNPEISFVGKSEKELESAKIEFESAQIFAKNLPRAHANLDFEIGFVKINYEKNTYKILSATIFLEDSATLINQIALAISKNMTIFDLQNSAFTHPTLAESVYYISRNIAFSKKS; encoded by the coding sequence ATGGAAAAATTTGATATTGCAATAATTGGGGGTGGCCCAGGTGGATACTCTTTGGCAGTTATTTTAGCTAAAAACGGCAAAAATGTTGCACTTTTTGAATCAAATTCTTTAGGTGGAACTTGTGTAAATAGGGGCTGCATCCCAACTAAAACAATTTTAAAATCTGCAAAAATAAGACAATTAATGTCTAATTCACATAAATACGGTTTTGAATCTAGTCACACATTTAATTTAGAAAAAGTCTTTGAAAATGCACGCAATAATAGTAAAAAATTGCAACAAGCAATTAAAGGTGCGCTAGAAGGAGCTGGTGTTTCTATTTTTCACCAAGAAGCAAAATTACTTTCTAAAAACATAATTAAAGCTGAGAACAACGAAATTTATGCTGATAAAATAGTTCTTGCAACCGGAAGTAGACCAAGAAAAATACAAATTGAAGGCATTGAAAATGCAAATGTTTATACTTCTGATGATTTAATTTTAGATTATCACGATTTTGATGAATTAACAATAATTGGTGGCGGAGTTATTGCTCTTGAGTTTGCTAGTTTCTATGCCAACTTTGACAAAAAAATAACTATAATTGAATCAAATAAACAATTATTTGGCAATTTTGATGAGTCAATAAAAGACGCTGTTAATTCAATTATCCAAAGAGATAAAATAAATATCATAACAAATGCAAAAGTTTTAAAATACGAAACTGATGGTCTACTTATTCAGCAAGGTGAAACTATTTCTAAACATAAAACTCAAAATATTTTACTTGCAGTTGGTAGAATTGTTAATAATGATTCATTTTCTGAGTTAAATTTAGAAAAATATGACAATGGTGTTTTAAAAGTAAACGAATTTTTTCAAACTTCTGAAGAAAACATTTATGGAATTGGTGATTTAAACGCAATTATGATGTTATCAACGAGTGCATATAAACAAGGAGATGTTGTCGCAAAACATATTTTGCACCAAAAATCTGATGAAAAATTTGTAAAATCCAATGTTCCGTTTGCAATTTATACAAATCCAGAAATTTCATTTGTTGGAAAAAGTGAAAAAGAGTTAGAAAGTGCAAAAATTGAATTTGAATCAGCGCAAATTTTTGCAAAAAATTTGCCAAGAGCGCATGCTAACTTAGATTTTGAAATTGGTTTTGTCAAAATTAATTACGAAAAAAACACTTATAAAATTCTATCAGCAACTATTTTCCTTGAAGATTCAGCGACCTTGATTAACCAAATTGCATTAGCAATAAGCAAAAATATGACAATTTTTGACCTTCAAAATTCAGCTTTTACCCACCCTACACTTGCTGAATCTGTTTATTATATTTCAAGAAATATCGCTTTTAGTAAAAAATCCTAA
- a CDS encoding GDSL-type esterase/lipase family protein, translating into MKYKNLQNYPVRKRLKFISLGLLPIATTVTFVACISSQESTQLSRFNYLAIGDSVTAGFNQDTYRDFQGKLSSGNVSGLSYPSFFAHFLQKLNKDSLVSYDNLAFSGATVKNWLNLINPTKYPTGKVADNPFVPKNNDQNTKYNDLSTVFGNFNKSSYPELTQKIKSANLLTMTLGANDIFLAATKFGPLLSPETSGIKEELDKITVETAQETTSPDPKKKPDLKPKIAKYIQNEISAKITELKSDLENLLKELKTINPNLHINLLPYKLPNSLLVQILSNLFANDFGLEKDYFQKVTTEINTAIRETAQKVNVNYVDPFDAEVWNDSDTQLGATKYDIHPQIKGYKKIAEQLLLKLATDQSQAGAVVDNIKKSTKFSDNASGNLTYKRVIDLSSVAKTNEELLKKINDNKSETDFISEESEFEKTQSTLMNADKIDLTDSMLSILSSNIFGKLDFKDLVKKSRNLLAGSFVSFIPESVSEKPLAEILTSLGEFAKPYLNKPDTDIVKVALNKVIADLEKNVKNPKNHSRITFPSIINSIISSFVSNLNLAKVLEDLPKLTGRQSSSSSSTTPSPSSPSSTSSSSTPSTSASAGSTSSS; encoded by the coding sequence ATGAAATACAAAAATCTTCAAAACTATCCCGTTAGAAAAAGATTAAAATTTATATCATTAGGTTTATTACCAATAGCTACTACAGTAACGTTTGTTGCATGTATCTCATCACAAGAATCAACACAACTTTCAAGATTTAACTATTTAGCAATTGGTGATTCTGTTACCGCCGGATTTAATCAAGATACATATCGCGATTTTCAAGGTAAACTTAGCTCAGGCAACGTAAGTGGTCTTTCGTATCCTTCCTTTTTTGCACACTTTTTGCAAAAATTAAACAAAGATTCGCTTGTTTCATACGATAATTTGGCCTTTTCTGGTGCAACAGTAAAAAATTGACTTAATTTAATTAATCCTACAAAATACCCAACTGGAAAAGTCGCTGATAATCCTTTTGTGCCTAAAAATAACGATCAAAATACAAAATACAATGATTTATCTACCGTTTTTGGCAATTTTAATAAATCAAGTTACCCTGAACTAACTCAAAAAATTAAAAGCGCTAATCTTTTAACAATGACTCTTGGCGCTAATGATATTTTCTTAGCCGCAACTAAATTTGGCCCACTTTTATCACCTGAAACATCTGGAATTAAAGAGGAATTGGATAAAATTACTGTAGAAACTGCTCAAGAAACAACTTCCCCTGATCCTAAGAAAAAACCCGATTTAAAACCAAAAATAGCCAAATATATTCAAAACGAAATTTCAGCCAAAATAACAGAATTAAAATCAGATTTAGAAAATCTTTTAAAAGAATTAAAGACAATTAATCCTAATTTACATATAAATCTACTTCCATATAAATTGCCAAACTCACTTTTAGTGCAAATTTTAAGCAACCTTTTTGCTAATGATTTTGGTTTAGAAAAAGATTATTTCCAAAAAGTTACAACAGAAATTAATACCGCAATTCGTGAAACAGCCCAAAAAGTTAATGTAAATTATGTTGATCCATTTGATGCAGAAGTTTGAAATGATTCTGATACACAATTAGGAGCGACAAAATATGATATTCACCCTCAAATTAAGGGATACAAAAAAATAGCTGAACAATTATTGCTAAAATTAGCAACCGATCAATCTCAAGCTGGCGCTGTTGTTGATAATATTAAAAAATCTACGAAATTCAGCGATAATGCTTCAGGAAATTTAACATATAAACGTGTTATTGATCTATCAAGTGTTGCAAAAACTAATGAAGAATTATTGAAAAAAATAAACGATAATAAATCCGAAACTGATTTCATTAGTGAAGAATCTGAATTTGAAAAAACCCAAAGTACACTAATGAATGCCGATAAAATAGATTTGACTGATTCAATGTTATCAATTTTGAGTTCAAATATTTTTGGAAAATTAGATTTTAAAGACTTAGTTAAAAAATCACGAAACCTTCTAGCTGGTTCTTTTGTTAGTTTTATTCCTGAATCAGTATCAGAAAAACCTCTAGCAGAAATTTTAACATCACTTGGAGAGTTTGCTAAACCTTATCTAAATAAGCCAGATACTGATATAGTTAAGGTTGCTCTTAATAAAGTAATAGCTGATCTAGAAAAAAATGTAAAAAATCCTAAAAACCATTCAAGAATCACATTTCCTTCAATAATTAATAGCATTATTTCTAGCTTTGTTTCAAATCTTAATCTTGCAAAAGTTTTAGAGGATTTACCGAAGTTAACAGGTAGACAATCATCATCCTCATCATCAACAACACCTTCTCCATCATCTCCATCTTCAACATCATCATCTTCAACTCCATCAACCTCAGCTTCAGCAGGTTCAACCTCCAGTTCTTAA
- a CDS encoding MFS transporter produces the protein MIVKTRFFSKFKDFTWSQIFALIILAAADVFVIAAPYYLKNIVPNLHTYLGIREDQVASLTAIIGWVTLATQLPGGFLSNRISSRWLLFIAVLSTGIITFWFGITIKNAQQLGEESALTQYKIIWGLWGITSTLIFWTPLWKLVSQQTDQKNQGLAYGIQGSANGIVGFFLVFVIGLIITSIYYPDNQNTREINSTPFAAYTFTIGSFLVITSFLVLFFVKEKKIERYTNKISLESIKKNINQIFVSLKNWKLWMLSIFVMGMYTFQSVFAYYLVQVLNNVFLAPTILVTILGGIRTYGLRGLISSYVGYYADKFRSYILILVLTAVTGMFVILTILLLTLAGIQEPGTPLFIFFIILVTILFLIAGSLSWVMVTLRFTQVAEIEIGKNNYASSVGILSFIAFSPDAWFYELSGYVGKVYTIEGQTNTSPLGYQLILTIALGVALFGTICGLIVFLHNRAELKKLGKTNYRWRELDNA, from the coding sequence ATCATAGTTAAAACAAGATTTTTTAGTAAATTTAAAGATTTTACTTGATCACAAATTTTTGCCTTAATAATATTAGCGGCTGCTGATGTTTTTGTTATCGCTGCCCCTTATTATTTAAAAAATATTGTGCCGAATTTGCATACATATTTAGGAATTCGTGAAGACCAAGTAGCTTCTTTGACAGCCATTATTGGTTGAGTTACACTTGCAACTCAACTACCGGGCGGATTTTTATCTAACAGGATTAGTTCGCGTTGACTCTTATTTATTGCTGTTTTATCAACAGGAATTATTACATTTTGATTTGGTATAACCATCAAAAATGCTCAACAATTAGGTGAAGAAAGTGCTTTGACTCAATATAAAATTATTTGAGGTCTTTGAGGAATCACATCAACCCTAATCTTTTGAACCCCGCTTTGAAAACTGGTTTCACAGCAAACCGACCAAAAAAATCAAGGTCTTGCTTACGGAATTCAAGGTAGTGCAAATGGTATAGTTGGATTTTTCCTAGTTTTTGTTATTGGTTTAATTATTACTTCAATTTATTATCCAGACAATCAAAATACTAGAGAAATCAATTCTACACCTTTTGCTGCTTATACTTTTACAATTGGTAGTTTTTTAGTAATTACTTCATTTTTGGTTCTCTTTTTTGTTAAAGAGAAAAAAATTGAACGTTATACTAACAAAATTAGTCTTGAATCTATCAAGAAAAATATTAACCAAATTTTTGTCTCACTTAAAAATTGAAAACTATGAATGCTTTCAATTTTTGTAATGGGAATGTATACTTTCCAATCAGTTTTTGCCTATTATTTAGTTCAAGTGTTAAATAATGTCTTTTTAGCACCTACAATTTTAGTTACAATTCTTGGTGGAATTAGAACTTATGGACTTCGAGGTTTAATTAGCTCTTATGTTGGTTACTATGCTGACAAATTTAGAAGCTACATTCTCATTTTAGTCTTAACAGCAGTGACAGGAATGTTTGTTATTTTAACTATTTTACTTCTTACCTTAGCAGGAATTCAAGAGCCTGGAACTCCACTGTTTATCTTCTTTATAATATTGGTTACAATTTTATTCTTAATTGCAGGTTCTCTATCATGAGTAATGGTAACTCTTAGATTTACTCAAGTTGCTGAAATTGAAATTGGTAAAAATAACTATGCAAGTTCAGTTGGAATTCTTTCATTTATTGCATTTTCGCCAGATGCTTGATTTTATGAATTATCAGGATATGTTGGAAAAGTCTATACAATTGAAGGACAAACAAATACTTCGCCTTTAGGTTACCAATTAATTTTAACAATCGCATTAGGTGTTGCCTTATTTGGAACAATTTGTGGTCTAATAGTCTTTTTACACAATCGCGCTGAACTTAAAAAGCTAGGCAAAACAAATTATCGCTGAAGGGAATTAGATAATGCCTAA
- a CDS encoding glycerophosphodiester phosphodiesterase family protein, whose protein sequence is MPKKQLLIAHRGYSGIAPENTKLAFDLAYEFNFDGIELDVHLTKDNRIVVIHDEDTKRTAGVDKIIANSTLSELYNDDHSLHFQLETRKQRILTLEDFLDLYLDKFEVINVELKTDQTEYIGIERVIDDLSVRYGEDFFDKIIFSSFNFSTLERMFKLNSKYQLGFLFWTKTQLTSVSQKEIKQICKYLHPWIDLYDEEPAMIEAFGLPLNLWTLKSKARYQKYLNNKHVYSQISNYKYSKDIN, encoded by the coding sequence ATGCCTAAAAAACAATTGTTAATAGCGCACCGTGGTTATTCAGGAATCGCACCTGAAAATACCAAACTAGCTTTTGATTTAGCATATGAATTTAATTTTGATGGAATCGAATTAGATGTTCATTTAACTAAAGATAATAGAATAGTTGTCATTCATGACGAGGATACTAAAAGAACAGCTGGTGTTGATAAAATAATTGCAAATAGCACTTTATCTGAATTATATAATGATGACCATAGTTTACATTTTCAACTTGAGACTCGTAAGCAAAGGATTTTAACACTTGAGGACTTTTTAGATCTTTATCTTGATAAGTTTGAAGTAATTAATGTTGAACTTAAAACTGACCAAACTGAATACATTGGAATTGAAAGAGTTATTGATGACTTATCAGTTAGATATGGGGAGGACTTTTTTGACAAAATAATTTTTTCTTCCTTTAATTTTTCTACACTTGAACGTATGTTTAAATTAAATTCTAAATATCAACTTGGTTTTTTATTTTGAACTAAAACCCAACTAACAAGTGTAAGTCAGAAAGAAATCAAACAAATTTGCAAGTACCTCCATCCTTGAATAGATTTATATGACGAAGAACCAGCGATGATTGAAGCTTTTGGTCTACCACTAAACTTATGAACTCTCAAATCAAAAGCCCGCTACCAAAAATATTTAAATAACAAACATGTATATAGCCAAATAAGTAATTACAAATATAGCAAAGATATTAATTAA
- the glyA gene encoding serine hydroxymethyltransferase: MYKKINIKDQQISELINLESQRQNDQIELIASENYASQDVLSANGTSLSNKYGEGYPGKRYYGGCEFIDKIELIAIERAKQLFGTKFANVQPYSGSSANSAVFAALLKPGDKILGLDLSSGGHLTHGYKVNFSGIFYTGISYFLDKNEMLDYDEIEKIALETRPNLIICGYSAYSGLIDFARFRQIADKVGAYLLADIAHIAGLVATGVHPSPVGIAHIITSTTQKTLRGPRGGLILTDIEEIANKIDKIVFPGIQGGPLFNTIAAKAVAFNEALQPWFKDYCEQIVKNAAFFANEFAKKGARIVSGKTQNHLFIVDVKKTYDLTGKQAQILLESVNIITNKNTIPNDTLSPFVTSGIRFGTPAMTSRGFKEKEFAILAEIIDFVLRKKNLNPSEIEEIKLKIQELTKKFPVKSSYWI; this comes from the coding sequence ATGTACAAGAAAATTAATATTAAAGATCAACAAATTTCTGAGCTAATTAATTTAGAAAGTCAAAGGCAAAATGACCAAATTGAGCTAATTGCCAGTGAAAATTATGCTTCTCAAGATGTTCTAAGCGCAAATGGAACAAGTTTGAGCAATAAATATGGCGAAGGCTATCCCGGAAAACGCTATTATGGTGGCTGTGAGTTCATTGACAAAATTGAATTAATTGCAATTGAACGTGCAAAGCAACTTTTTGGGACAAAATTTGCAAATGTTCAACCCTATTCTGGTTCAAGTGCAAATTCAGCCGTTTTTGCTGCGCTTTTAAAACCTGGAGACAAAATTCTCGGTCTTGATTTAAGCTCAGGCGGACATTTAACTCACGGATATAAAGTTAATTTTTCAGGAATTTTTTACACGGGAATTAGCTATTTTCTTGACAAAAATGAAATGCTGGATTATGATGAGATTGAAAAAATAGCTCTTGAGACAAGACCAAATTTAATAATTTGTGGCTATTCAGCTTATTCAGGTTTGATTGATTTTGCCCGTTTTCGACAAATTGCCGACAAAGTCGGAGCCTATTTGCTGGCTGACATTGCTCATATTGCCGGTCTTGTTGCAACAGGCGTCCATCCTTCGCCAGTTGGAATTGCTCATATAATAACATCAACAACCCAAAAAACACTGCGCGGACCTCGAGGTGGTTTGATTTTAACAGATATTGAGGAAATTGCAAATAAAATCGACAAAATTGTTTTTCCTGGAATTCAAGGTGGCCCACTTTTTAATACAATTGCCGCAAAAGCTGTTGCATTTAACGAAGCACTGCAACCTTGATTTAAAGATTATTGTGAGCAAATTGTTAAAAATGCCGCTTTTTTTGCAAACGAATTTGCAAAAAAAGGCGCAAGAATTGTCTCAGGAAAAACCCAAAATCACCTTTTTATTGTTGATGTTAAAAAAACCTATGATCTAACAGGTAAACAAGCACAAATTTTACTTGAATCAGTAAATATTATTACAAATAAAAATACAATTCCAAATGATACTCTAAGTCCTTTTGTAACTTCAGGAATTCGTTTTGGCACTCCAGCAATGACTTCGCGCGGTTTTAAGGAAAAAGAATTTGCTATTCTTGCTGAAATTATTGATTTTGTCTTAAGAAAGAAAAATTTAAATCCTAGTGAAATTGAGGAAATTAAGCTAAAAATTCAGGAATTAACAAAAAAATTTCCAGTTAAGTCTAGCTATTGAATTTAA